A window from Gemmatimonadaceae bacterium encodes these proteins:
- the yidC gene encoding membrane protein insertase YidC has product MDRRTILAFLLTALVIFTPMLIWGNRRARSVAPTDTASGSAPVNASAAAPSAASPAAAPSVVPTVTATQSAPPRRGDTTAIDYGKTRYTFSTAGGTPQAVTLAAYRNLAPSKTIQPKAMIGATVPTSGPGLLRYRVVRGADTVALDTVPFQAARSGDVVTFTSSGSLPVTLRYQFTDDGYLTHVSGQVDGTATQLLIDLPSTLRSQEADTLDDERHLAYGYKLAHEDVKSVAFTKLDPSLVRTDSGPMTWVAARNKYFLIALIAPSSREFVALRMQGGLRVGRTAPTASATAILPIRDGRFGFDIYAGPQSWSQLRAIGQELENVNPYGGWIPGVQPFAAVCMRVLLWIRQTFNVSYGWVLIIFGFAVRLLLWPLNQSAMRSSLKMQRIQPELAEVQKRYKADPEKQRTELVKLYQQHGMSPFSPVMGCLPMLLPMPVLFALFFVFQNTIEFRGVSFLWLPDLSLGDPYFIMPIVMGITMFALSWIGMRAAPPNPQTKMMSYMMPAVMTAVLWKFASGLNLYYAVQNIAALPQQLLLTRERMKAAPPAATPAPLRSRRATT; this is encoded by the coding sequence ATGGATAGACGCACGATCTTAGCGTTCCTGCTCACCGCGCTCGTCATTTTCACCCCGATGCTGATCTGGGGCAACAGACGGGCGCGGTCCGTCGCGCCGACCGATACGGCGAGCGGGAGCGCCCCCGTGAACGCATCGGCCGCTGCGCCGTCGGCCGCTTCGCCCGCCGCCGCTCCCAGCGTTGTCCCAACGGTGACCGCCACTCAGAGCGCGCCACCTCGGCGCGGTGACACCACGGCGATCGATTACGGGAAAACGCGCTACACATTCTCGACCGCGGGCGGCACACCTCAAGCAGTGACCCTCGCCGCGTATCGGAATCTCGCCCCGAGCAAGACAATCCAGCCCAAGGCAATGATTGGCGCGACAGTGCCGACCAGTGGTCCCGGGCTCCTCCGTTATCGCGTCGTGCGCGGCGCGGATACCGTCGCCCTCGACACCGTCCCCTTCCAAGCCGCCCGAAGCGGCGACGTCGTGACGTTCACGAGCTCTGGTTCGCTGCCGGTGACGTTGCGATATCAGTTCACTGATGACGGGTACCTCACGCACGTCAGCGGTCAGGTCGATGGCACCGCGACGCAGCTACTCATCGATCTGCCGTCGACGCTGCGATCGCAGGAAGCGGACACGCTCGACGACGAGCGACATCTCGCCTACGGATACAAGCTCGCGCACGAGGACGTAAAGAGCGTCGCCTTCACGAAGCTCGATCCCAGTCTCGTGCGAACCGACAGCGGCCCGATGACGTGGGTCGCGGCACGTAATAAGTATTTTCTCATCGCGCTCATCGCGCCCTCGTCGAGAGAGTTCGTCGCGTTGCGGATGCAGGGAGGGCTGCGCGTGGGCAGGACGGCGCCGACAGCGAGCGCCACGGCGATACTGCCGATCCGCGATGGCCGCTTCGGGTTCGACATCTATGCCGGCCCACAGTCGTGGTCGCAGCTGCGAGCCATTGGACAGGAATTGGAGAACGTCAATCCGTACGGCGGATGGATCCCCGGCGTTCAGCCATTTGCCGCGGTGTGCATGCGCGTGCTGCTCTGGATTCGCCAGACATTCAACGTGTCGTACGGCTGGGTGTTGATCATTTTCGGCTTTGCCGTGCGGCTCCTTCTCTGGCCGCTCAACCAGAGCGCGATGCGCTCGAGTCTCAAGATGCAGCGCATCCAGCCGGAGCTCGCGGAAGTCCAGAAACGCTACAAGGCCGATCCGGAGAAGCAGCGCACGGAGTTAGTAAAGTTGTATCAGCAACACGGGATGAGCCCATTCAGTCCGGTCATGGGCTGTCTGCCGATGCTGCTGCCAATGCCCGTGCTCTTCGCGCTGTTCTTCGTGTTCCAGAATACGATCGAATTCCGCGGCGTGAGCTTCCTCTGGCTGCCGGATCTGTCGCTTGGCGATCCGTACTTCATCATGCCCATCGTGATGGGCATCACGATGTTCGCGCTGTCGTGGATCGGTATGCGCGCTGCGCCGCCGAATCCGCAAACGAAGATGATGAGCTACATGATGCCGGCGGTGATGACGGCAGTGCTCTGGAAGTTTGCGTCGGGCCTGAACCTGTACTACGCCGTGCAGAACATCGCCGCATTGCCGCAGCAATTGCTGCTGACACGCGAGCGGATGAAGGCGGCGCCACCAGCCGCCACGCCCGCACCATTGCGGAGCCGTCGCGCGACGACCTGA
- the yidD gene encoding membrane protein insertion efficiency factor YidD, with the protein MRTLCILAIRGYQVSLGQLLPPSCRYFPSCSAYAIEAIEKHGAGRGSWLAIRRIARCHPFRPGGYDPVP; encoded by the coding sequence GTGCGTACGCTCTGCATTCTCGCCATTCGAGGCTACCAGGTGAGCCTCGGACAGCTTCTCCCGCCCTCGTGTCGCTATTTTCCCAGTTGCTCCGCGTATGCGATCGAAGCGATCGAGAAGCATGGCGCGGGGCGCGGATCCTGGCTGGCGATTCGGCGCATCGCGCGTTGCCACCCATTCCGCCCAGGCGGGTATGATCCCGTTCCGTAG
- the rpmH gene encoding 50S ribosomal protein L34, which translates to MGKPTYRPRNKRRIRTHGFRERMSTRWGREVLSRRRRKGRKRLTVQLPSKYAGA; encoded by the coding sequence ATGGGCAAGCCGACGTACCGTCCCCGCAACAAGAGGCGCATTCGCACGCACGGTTTTCGTGAGCGGATGTCAACGAGATGGGGACGCGAAGTTCTCAGCCGTCGACGCAGGAAGGGGCGTAAGCGCCTCACCGTTCAGCTCCCGTCCAAGTACGCCGGCGCCTGA
- the dnaA gene encoding chromosomal replication initiator protein DnaA codes for MSLTPQETWSRLLERARQELPDQTFRTWLEPTEPLSIDAGTIYVGAPDQFAADWNESKHADLLASLAPVALGHPLAVVFRVNEERKARPQMDLFVAPPPPQREPGAGQDRGTYTPPLSERYTFRYFVIGKSNELAAAAAHAVAQAPARVYNPLFIYGDTGVGKTHLMQAIAHELLARKPDTRITFIGTEQFTNELVGSIQNRTTHQFRRRFRETDLLLVDDVQFLKGKEATQEEFFHTFNALYEAGRQIVLTSDRPPSEIPGLEARLVSRFQWGMVADVELPDLEHRIAILRQKAELDHLETTMPEDVIRFIAENVRSNVRELEGSIIKLLAYASLKHREITVDLAREALRDKLRGGEAGTSSASLSTQVIQDAVARDWGVTAEGLRSKTRTKTLTVPRQVAMYLMRELLGMQLVEIGSSFGGRDHSTVIHSLERVGEMVAEDSGFGERVKRLHAALEKLRS; via the coding sequence ATGAGCCTCACCCCGCAGGAAACCTGGTCGCGCCTCCTGGAGCGCGCACGCCAGGAGTTGCCAGACCAAACATTCAGGACATGGCTCGAGCCGACTGAGCCACTCTCGATTGACGCGGGGACTATTTACGTCGGTGCACCGGACCAATTCGCTGCGGATTGGAACGAGTCGAAGCACGCTGATCTGCTGGCTAGCCTGGCACCCGTTGCCCTCGGACATCCACTCGCGGTCGTCTTTCGCGTGAACGAGGAGCGCAAGGCGCGGCCACAGATGGACCTCTTTGTTGCACCGCCGCCGCCGCAACGAGAGCCAGGAGCGGGACAGGATCGCGGCACATATACGCCACCTTTAAGTGAGCGTTACACCTTCCGATACTTTGTCATTGGCAAGTCCAACGAGCTCGCCGCGGCCGCCGCTCACGCCGTTGCCCAAGCGCCGGCGCGCGTTTACAACCCGTTGTTCATCTACGGCGACACCGGCGTTGGCAAAACGCATCTCATGCAGGCCATCGCGCACGAGCTTCTCGCGAGAAAGCCGGACACGCGCATCACTTTTATCGGCACGGAGCAGTTCACCAATGAGCTGGTGGGTTCGATTCAGAACCGCACAACACACCAATTCCGTCGCCGCTTTCGCGAGACCGATCTCCTCCTCGTCGACGATGTGCAGTTCCTCAAGGGGAAGGAAGCAACACAGGAAGAGTTCTTTCACACGTTCAACGCGCTGTACGAGGCGGGTCGGCAGATCGTGCTCACCAGTGATCGACCCCCGTCGGAGATTCCTGGCCTCGAAGCGCGCCTCGTCAGTCGCTTTCAGTGGGGCATGGTCGCCGACGTCGAGTTGCCGGATCTCGAGCATCGGATCGCGATCCTTCGGCAGAAAGCGGAGCTCGATCATCTCGAGACGACGATGCCCGAGGACGTGATTCGGTTCATCGCCGAGAATGTCCGCTCCAATGTGCGAGAGCTCGAAGGCTCGATCATCAAGCTGCTCGCCTACGCCTCTTTGAAGCACCGCGAGATCACCGTCGATCTCGCTCGTGAGGCACTCCGCGACAAGCTGCGCGGCGGCGAGGCCGGTACCTCGAGCGCATCACTGAGTACTCAGGTAATCCAGGACGCGGTTGCTCGTGACTGGGGCGTTACTGCCGAAGGCCTTCGCTCGAAGACTCGAACGAAGACGCTGACGGTGCCGCGACAGGTGGCGATGTACCTGATGCGCGAGCTCCTGGGAATGCAGCTGGTTGAGATTGGTTCGAGCTTCGGCGGTCGGGATCATTCGACTGTGATCCACAGTCTCGAGCGCGTTGGCGAGATGGTCGCCGAAGATTCGGGATTTGGCGAGCGCGTAAAGCGGCTTCACGCCGCCCTGGAAAAACTGCGGAGTTGA
- the dnaN gene encoding DNA polymerase III subunit beta: protein MRFTISREKLQEGLTAVTATIPAKTTLPVLANILVETTEKGIRLSGTDLDIAVSTEVAADVETSGAITIPAKKLSEIARELPPSPVKIAAAGEQRITLDCGRSHFKILGLPRDEFPSFPAVRFNESWRIRSGELQKLISHTSFAVSTEESRPILNGVLWELRPEHMRMVATNGHRLAKMELPIKMAAAPSNDLIVPPKALEQVRRLFPEDEELEIARGENHLGFRSPFTSVFTRLIEGPYPPYDQVIPRDNNRIAIADRAALMGALRRMSVIASDQTHRIRLSLNSALLRFSVQTPDLGEATDEIPIRYDGDPLDIGFNANYLLEILRYIPTEEVKLTFKAPERAATLEPQGWSDPAAYLCLVMPLRLLD from the coding sequence ATGCGGTTTACGATCTCCCGAGAAAAATTGCAGGAGGGTCTTACCGCGGTAACGGCCACGATTCCGGCGAAGACCACGCTCCCGGTGCTCGCCAACATTCTCGTGGAGACGACCGAGAAAGGCATACGTCTCTCCGGCACCGATCTCGATATCGCCGTGAGCACGGAAGTCGCCGCCGACGTCGAGACGTCTGGCGCGATCACGATACCCGCTAAGAAGTTGAGCGAGATCGCGCGGGAGCTTCCACCGTCGCCTGTGAAAATTGCCGCGGCAGGCGAACAACGCATTACACTCGATTGCGGACGCTCGCATTTTAAGATTCTCGGTCTACCCCGCGACGAATTCCCGTCATTTCCAGCGGTGCGCTTCAACGAGAGTTGGCGCATTCGCTCGGGCGAATTGCAGAAGCTCATCTCGCACACGTCATTCGCTGTGTCGACCGAGGAGAGCCGACCGATCTTGAACGGCGTGCTGTGGGAGCTTCGACCGGAGCACATGCGCATGGTCGCGACAAACGGCCATCGCCTCGCGAAAATGGAATTGCCGATCAAGATGGCCGCGGCTCCATCGAATGATCTCATCGTGCCGCCTAAAGCACTCGAGCAAGTTCGCCGACTTTTCCCCGAAGACGAGGAGCTCGAGATCGCGCGCGGCGAGAATCACCTGGGGTTCCGCTCACCATTCACTTCCGTCTTCACGCGGCTCATCGAAGGACCGTACCCGCCGTACGATCAAGTCATCCCGCGCGACAACAATCGCATCGCCATCGCGGACCGCGCGGCGTTGATGGGTGCGTTGCGACGCATGTCCGTCATCGCTTCGGATCAAACGCATCGCATCCGACTCTCGCTCAATTCGGCGCTCTTGCGATTCAGTGTGCAGACGCCCGATCTCGGCGAGGCGACCGACGAGATCCCGATTCGCTACGACGGCGATCCGCTCGACATCGGCTTCAACGCGAACTATCTGCTCGAGATTCTGCGCTACATCCCGACCGAGGAAGTGAAACTGACGTTCAAGGCCCCGGAGCGCGCGGCAACGCTCGAGCCGCAGGGCTGGTCGGATCCCGCGGCGTATCTCTGTCTCGTTATGCCGCTGCGACTGCTCGACTGA
- a CDS encoding helix-turn-helix domain-containing protein, whose amino-acid sequence MLDPSLVPTLAAVATVLTPTERIRVDAAGEGSYQTLHRDSVDDVVRDLKANRAAAVLVSVARCDQSARAGVEMMVREFPRVPTVALLSHVEPGTPRTMLLLGQSGVRQLIDVREAAGWRELRSLLLGTQVDSMQRHALSQLAVDLHGASADCWRFFEALFTAPPDVSTVRGLSKYLIVLPSTLMSRFFRAGLPAPKRYLAVARLVRAARLFENPGFSVANIANHLDYSSPQSFGRHVRTILGMTAVEFRRHYDGAAMLRHFRESLVLPYANELRLLKPLSAIGQPPRSSRPA is encoded by the coding sequence ATGCTCGACCCATCGCTCGTCCCCACACTCGCCGCCGTCGCCACTGTGCTCACGCCCACCGAGCGCATACGCGTCGACGCCGCAGGCGAAGGCTCGTACCAGACGCTGCATCGCGATTCCGTCGACGACGTCGTCAGGGATCTCAAAGCAAATCGCGCGGCCGCCGTGCTCGTCTCCGTCGCGCGGTGCGATCAGAGCGCCCGCGCCGGCGTCGAGATGATGGTGCGCGAATTCCCACGCGTCCCTACCGTCGCGCTTCTCTCGCACGTCGAACCGGGTACGCCACGCACGATGTTGCTCCTCGGACAGAGTGGCGTTCGGCAACTCATCGATGTGCGGGAGGCGGCCGGCTGGCGCGAGCTCCGGAGCTTGCTCCTCGGAACGCAAGTGGACAGCATGCAGCGGCATGCTCTGAGTCAACTCGCCGTCGATCTGCACGGCGCGAGCGCCGATTGCTGGCGCTTCTTCGAGGCGCTCTTCACCGCACCGCCCGACGTCTCCACCGTGCGAGGTCTCTCGAAATACCTCATCGTGCTCCCGAGCACGTTGATGAGCAGGTTTTTTCGCGCTGGCCTTCCCGCCCCCAAACGATATCTCGCCGTCGCGAGGCTCGTGCGTGCCGCGCGGCTATTCGAGAATCCGGGATTCTCTGTCGCGAATATCGCCAACCATTTGGATTACTCGTCGCCACAGAGCTTCGGGCGCCACGTCCGCACGATCCTCGGTATGACGGCCGTGGAATTCCGGCGGCACTATGACGGCGCGGCAATGCTGCGGCACTTTCGCGAATCCCTCGTTCTGCCGTACGCGAACGAGCTTCGCCTCCTCAAGCCGCTGTCAGCGATCGGACAGCCGCCCCGATCGTCGCGCCCTGCCTAA
- a CDS encoding methyl-accepting chemotaxis protein, with product MQPQPERSHRFRDNEEHQKDLVTFRLGARRRFRATAIIGAGAIAGAFLHVSEARPVIAIGVTLGIMLVNFLLTQFTTKADKHRPWHRYAFATLDVFLVSTVVMSFGNEALVTLYFLIVVPYSFDRGRSLGQYTAILSTLAFLGSSWLFGIMNPNEVSRPVWTVAAAGLLLVVSWQTVPIASKLIRRIRDTREHISDAELGNLGARAESRFSDELGFLQRSFNRMLEQLGMLIGTMQREAEEVAAAAEQLAGASHGLNAAGTGFTTTAQNLTTQIERQRAYAVVGRERTAEVLAAADRLRVRAEEAEHDAVGLVETAQRSRDSVVRASDTLLAIGERVRTAAGTVSALGVHSERVGDFVEAVSRIARQTNLLALNAAIEAARAGEHGRGFAVVAEEVRKLAEESGRAAKEIATTISDVRDNIAAAVQSMTEGESEVRGVGEIANEANAALSAMLTGIGRIAELITDVTTVSREQSTTMRQLADVIDGIQGVSDEAAAQARDASEAALRQMRALEGLAETSRGLALLADRLRRSTGRFSVPAAPAQSEQGDGSAPNGDAPVVRQGATIGAAVRSLTAA from the coding sequence ATGCAGCCGCAGCCCGAGCGTTCACATCGCTTTCGCGACAACGAAGAGCATCAGAAGGATCTGGTAACCTTTCGCCTTGGAGCGCGTCGCCGCTTTCGCGCGACGGCTATCATCGGCGCGGGTGCGATCGCCGGGGCGTTCCTGCATGTCAGCGAAGCCAGGCCTGTCATCGCGATTGGCGTGACGCTCGGAATCATGCTCGTGAATTTCCTGCTGACGCAGTTCACCACGAAGGCAGACAAGCACCGGCCCTGGCATCGTTACGCGTTCGCGACGCTCGATGTGTTCCTCGTGAGCACCGTCGTGATGTCATTCGGCAACGAGGCGCTCGTCACGCTGTATTTCCTGATCGTCGTGCCGTACTCGTTCGATCGCGGACGATCGCTGGGACAGTACACCGCGATACTCTCGACACTGGCGTTTCTCGGATCGAGTTGGCTGTTCGGCATCATGAACCCGAATGAGGTGTCGCGGCCCGTGTGGACCGTGGCCGCCGCAGGATTGCTCCTGGTCGTCTCCTGGCAAACGGTCCCGATTGCGTCGAAGCTCATTCGGCGAATCCGCGACACGCGCGAGCACATCAGCGATGCCGAGCTCGGAAATCTCGGGGCGCGCGCGGAAAGCAGATTCTCGGACGAGCTTGGGTTTCTGCAACGCAGCTTCAACCGCATGCTCGAGCAGCTCGGAATGTTGATCGGCACGATGCAGCGCGAAGCCGAGGAAGTTGCGGCGGCAGCGGAGCAGTTGGCGGGCGCGAGCCATGGATTGAATGCGGCTGGAACGGGCTTCACCACGACGGCGCAGAACCTCACGACCCAAATCGAGCGTCAACGCGCGTATGCCGTCGTGGGTCGGGAGCGCACGGCGGAAGTGTTGGCAGCCGCCGATCGACTCCGCGTGCGCGCCGAAGAGGCGGAGCACGATGCCGTTGGTCTAGTCGAAACCGCACAGCGCAGCCGCGACTCCGTCGTCAGAGCGTCAGACACACTTCTCGCCATCGGTGAGCGCGTGCGCACCGCAGCCGGCACAGTGAGCGCGCTCGGCGTCCACTCCGAGCGGGTTGGTGACTTCGTCGAAGCGGTGTCTCGGATTGCGCGCCAGACCAACCTCCTGGCCCTCAACGCGGCAATCGAAGCGGCGCGCGCCGGAGAGCATGGCCGGGGATTCGCCGTCGTGGCGGAAGAGGTTCGGAAGCTCGCCGAAGAGAGTGGTCGCGCAGCGAAGGAGATTGCGACGACGATCTCCGATGTGCGAGACAACATCGCTGCTGCCGTTCAGTCGATGACGGAAGGCGAGAGCGAGGTGCGCGGCGTCGGTGAGATTGCGAACGAGGCCAATGCGGCGTTGAGCGCGATGCTGACGGGCATTGGCCGGATCGCGGAACTGATCACGGACGTCACAACCGTGTCGCGCGAACAGAGCACGACGATGCGACAGCTGGCGGACGTCATAGACGGTATACAGGGCGTTTCGGACGAGGCAGCGGCGCAGGCGCGCGATGCGTCCGAGGCAGCACTGCGGCAGATGCGCGCGCTCGAGGGTCTGGCCGAAACATCGCGCGGGCTCGCGTTGCTCGCGGACCGACTCCGGCGTTCGACCGGCCGATTCAGCGTGCCAGCGGCCCCAGCGCAGAGTGAGCAGGGAGACGGCTCCGCACCTAACGGCGACGCTCCGGTCGTTAGGCAGGGCGCGACGATCGGGGCGGCTGTCCGATCGCTGACAGCGGCTTGA
- the pyrE gene encoding orotate phosphoribosyltransferase yields MSQEERQALISLLATRSARRGSFTLASGRQSSLYIDARLTTMSPDGLALIGPLGLSGLRDAGWQVDAIGGLTLGADPIAYAISYASAHTASPLRAFTVRKEAKAHGTGKLIEGPFQMGDRVVVVEDVITSGASALRAVDAVREAGGEVVGVLALVDRVEGGREALEEKGLRVVSLVTAADILAVAV; encoded by the coding sequence ATGTCCCAGGAAGAGAGGCAGGCGCTCATCTCGCTGCTCGCTACAAGATCGGCGCGACGCGGATCCTTCACTCTCGCGTCGGGAAGGCAATCGTCGTTATACATCGACGCACGGCTGACCACAATGAGCCCCGATGGCCTCGCACTCATCGGACCGTTGGGCCTCAGCGGATTGCGCGATGCGGGATGGCAGGTGGACGCGATCGGAGGGCTGACGCTTGGAGCCGACCCGATCGCCTATGCGATCAGTTACGCGAGCGCGCACACGGCGTCGCCCCTACGAGCATTCACCGTACGGAAGGAAGCGAAGGCGCACGGAACGGGCAAGCTCATCGAAGGGCCGTTTCAAATGGGAGATCGAGTGGTGGTGGTGGAAGACGTGATTACCTCCGGCGCGTCGGCTCTCCGCGCCGTCGACGCGGTTCGAGAGGCGGGCGGAGAGGTCGTCGGCGTCCTGGCGCTGGTTGATCGCGTGGAGGGAGGTCGCGAAGCCCTCGAGGAAAAAGGCCTCCGCGTGGTGAGCCTCGTCACGGCGGCCGACATTCTGGCAGTTGCCGTCTAA
- a CDS encoding HAMP domain-containing sensor histidine kinase produces MNTSSSSLSRAGVGLFSTVLGAVLLLMIAALLTADRALVSAAGDAAAIDARDSALLIEQLLALRIDALAAFHAPLMSPAAERSREFEELASHVGHEPSGPRDVWVADSIGQVLYQVGAAANPLSGRAHPRSTSIAIGDDHGKSSLIVLAPLIANGRPIGAIAARFDPLALFMAAIDSAPQTRARFVVASGADTVLRVMTSRGDRQSLTWKHAHVHVPGATWDLSVAHAQTSQPLRLTLWTLGLVAVIVLGGGVLRERRQALRVAERSGELERLSSELLRANRMKSEFLANVSHELRTPLNAIVGFVDLLRDGVYGDLTARQVPPVERIAASATHLRHLVDQVLDIAKIAAGRLEVHAETIVLRPFVLNVVSELEPLITERGLNLSIAIGASLPRVRTDPTHLRQILVNLIGNAIKYTPAGGVAIRARMTGVPTAPGGRHPSSEDPTLLSRSPDRRKTWIALQVIDTGIGISPADQERIFDEFEQVNAGPRSDSMERGTGLGLAISRRLARLLGGEISVESQPGKGSTFTIWLPISAADVNVEGIDSPVAPQQAVV; encoded by the coding sequence GTGAATACGTCTTCTTCGTCCCTGTCACGAGCCGGCGTCGGACTTTTTTCGACGGTGCTGGGCGCGGTCCTTCTGCTCATGATCGCCGCGCTGTTGACCGCAGACCGTGCGCTCGTCTCCGCCGCCGGTGACGCCGCGGCAATCGACGCGCGAGACTCGGCCCTCCTGATCGAGCAGCTGTTGGCGCTTCGAATCGATGCCCTCGCCGCATTCCACGCGCCCCTCATGTCGCCGGCTGCGGAGCGCAGTCGCGAGTTCGAGGAGCTCGCGAGCCACGTAGGGCACGAGCCCAGTGGGCCACGAGATGTGTGGGTCGCCGATTCGATCGGCCAGGTTCTCTATCAGGTCGGTGCTGCGGCCAATCCGCTATCCGGCCGGGCGCATCCGCGAAGCACCAGCATCGCGATTGGGGATGATCACGGCAAGAGTTCCCTGATCGTCCTCGCTCCGCTCATTGCGAACGGCCGGCCAATCGGCGCGATCGCAGCGCGATTCGATCCGTTGGCGCTTTTCATGGCGGCCATCGACTCCGCGCCACAGACGCGTGCTCGCTTCGTCGTCGCTTCGGGTGCCGACACCGTTCTCCGCGTGATGACATCCCGCGGCGACCGACAGAGCCTAACGTGGAAGCACGCGCACGTTCACGTTCCAGGCGCCACGTGGGATCTGTCAGTCGCACACGCGCAAACGAGTCAACCCCTGCGCCTCACCCTGTGGACGCTTGGACTCGTCGCCGTCATCGTCCTCGGCGGAGGTGTGCTCCGTGAACGACGGCAAGCGCTGCGCGTCGCCGAACGCTCGGGGGAGTTGGAGCGCCTCTCAAGTGAGCTCCTTCGCGCCAACCGGATGAAGAGCGAGTTTCTCGCGAACGTCTCACACGAGCTGCGTACGCCGTTAAATGCGATCGTCGGCTTCGTCGATCTTCTGCGCGACGGTGTTTACGGAGACCTGACTGCGCGCCAGGTTCCGCCGGTCGAGCGCATTGCCGCATCCGCGACGCACCTGCGGCACCTCGTCGATCAGGTTCTCGATATCGCGAAGATTGCCGCCGGCCGTCTCGAGGTCCACGCCGAGACTATTGTCCTCCGACCGTTCGTGTTGAACGTGGTGAGTGAGCTCGAGCCGCTCATCACCGAGCGGGGACTGAATCTTTCCATCGCCATAGGCGCTTCGCTGCCCCGCGTCCGCACCGATCCGACCCATCTGCGTCAGATCCTGGTCAATCTCATCGGCAACGCGATCAAGTACACGCCCGCCGGAGGAGTCGCGATTCGTGCGCGTATGACCGGAGTGCCCACGGCGCCAGGTGGGCGGCACCCATCATCGGAAGACCCGACGCTGCTCAGTCGATCGCCCGATCGGCGTAAGACGTGGATCGCCCTGCAGGTAATCGACACCGGCATCGGGATCTCGCCCGCCGATCAAGAGCGAATCTTCGACGAGTTCGAGCAGGTTAATGCGGGACCGCGCAGCGATTCGATGGAGCGGGGCACGGGTCTGGGCCTCGCCATCTCACGTCGGCTCGCGCGGCTGTTGGGCGGTGAAATCTCAGTGGAAAGTCAGCCTGGAAAAGGATCGACCTTCACTATCTGGCTCCCGATCAGCGCCGCCGACGTGAACGTCGAGGGCATCGATTCGCCGGTTGCGCCGCAACAGGCCGTCGTCTGA
- a CDS encoding serine/threonine-protein kinase: protein MPRENLVGQVIAGYTLQSEIGEGGTSAVFKAQHAAHGTVAVKVLREKLRQDRTAVARFVREARYGERVQHPNVVRTIEIGEAGPGMHFLAIEWADGELLEKYAKRQGPLPADEVATIVTQIADAVQAANTVGIVHRDLKPENVMYNPATRQVKLLDFGIATDTDMAPEERLTRAGFFVGTLMYVAPEALSGELVGPAADQYSLATIAYFLLTGCLPFTAKTPREMFSQLLSQPPIPLNQARPGLRFSSAVEAVIMRALSKDPNKRYADSVAFAADLTKAFATPPDEEDEDGLLSRMKSLFRKK from the coding sequence GTGCCCCGCGAGAACCTCGTCGGCCAAGTCATCGCCGGCTACACCCTGCAGAGCGAAATCGGCGAAGGCGGCACTTCGGCGGTTTTCAAGGCCCAGCACGCCGCTCACGGCACCGTTGCGGTGAAGGTGTTGCGAGAGAAGCTCCGCCAGGATCGCACCGCGGTTGCACGCTTCGTTCGCGAAGCTCGTTATGGGGAGCGAGTGCAGCACCCTAACGTGGTGCGCACGATCGAGATCGGAGAAGCAGGGCCGGGCATGCACTTTCTTGCTATCGAGTGGGCAGATGGCGAGCTCTTGGAGAAGTATGCCAAGCGCCAGGGCCCGCTGCCGGCCGACGAAGTCGCGACGATCGTGACGCAAATCGCCGATGCGGTCCAGGCCGCGAACACCGTCGGCATCGTGCATCGTGATCTCAAGCCGGAGAACGTGATGTACAACCCGGCGACGCGTCAGGTCAAGCTGCTCGACTTCGGGATCGCGACCGATACCGACATGGCACCGGAGGAGCGCCTAACGAGAGCGGGCTTCTTCGTCGGCACGCTCATGTACGTCGCGCCGGAAGCGCTGTCCGGCGAGCTCGTTGGTCCCGCGGCAGATCAGTACAGCCTGGCGACGATCGCTTATTTCCTGCTCACTGGTTGCTTGCCGTTTACGGCGAAGACGCCGCGAGAAATGTTCTCGCAGTTGTTGTCTCAGCCGCCGATTCCGCTCAATCAGGCCCGACCAGGTCTTCGCTTTTCGTCAGCGGTGGAAGCGGTGATCATGCGCGCGCTGAGTAAGGATCCGAATAAGCGATATGCCGACTCGGTCGCGTTCGCGGCGGATCTCACCAAAGCCTTCGCGACGCCGCCGGACGAGGAGGACGAAGACGGCTTGCTGTCGCGAATGAAGTCACTGTTCCGAAAGAAGTAG